From the Streptomyces nigrescens genome, one window contains:
- a CDS encoding alpha/beta fold hydrolase, protein MAEISFPEPRIGPEWARRRIGAFRDAAAFERFAAVYREAMDGLPEPDEQRTVDTSYGAVRVYRFGTGDGVPLVLMPGRQSCTPLWRTNLPGLMRSGRPVYAVDGLGEPGCSAQSAPMTSGTDQAAWIDEMLARLALPRAHVLGVSIGGWLAVQVALHRPERIASVIALDPANTFAPLSWKMIVVSLGSVLPGMPEGLRNRLLGWISGGIDDASEHIEGRLIASGMRDFKVSFPAPALPGEDALRSLGVPVLALIAGKSIAHDAGKAAARARTLRDSTVEVWPDASHAINGEYPERLAERVHTFLGVVENRQG, encoded by the coding sequence ATGGCGGAGATCAGTTTTCCGGAGCCGCGCATCGGGCCGGAATGGGCGCGGCGGCGCATCGGGGCGTTCCGTGACGCGGCGGCGTTCGAGCGGTTCGCGGCGGTGTACCGGGAGGCGATGGACGGTCTGCCCGAGCCCGATGAGCAGCGGACCGTGGACACCTCGTACGGGGCGGTGCGGGTGTACCGCTTCGGTACGGGGGACGGAGTGCCGCTCGTCCTGATGCCGGGAAGGCAGTCGTGCACCCCGCTGTGGCGGACGAATCTGCCGGGGCTGATGCGCAGCGGACGCCCCGTGTACGCCGTCGACGGCCTCGGGGAGCCGGGCTGCAGCGCACAGTCGGCGCCGATGACGTCCGGCACCGACCAGGCGGCCTGGATCGACGAGATGCTCGCCCGGCTCGCCCTGCCCCGGGCGCATGTGCTCGGGGTGTCGATCGGGGGCTGGCTGGCGGTGCAGGTCGCTCTGCACCGTCCGGAGCGGATCGCGTCGGTGATCGCGCTGGATCCGGCGAACACCTTCGCGCCGCTGAGCTGGAAGATGATCGTCGTCTCGCTGGGCAGTGTGCTCCCCGGGATGCCGGAGGGGCTGCGCAACCGGCTGCTGGGCTGGATCTCGGGCGGGATCGACGACGCCTCGGAGCACATCGAGGGCCGGCTGATCGCCTCCGGTATGCGGGACTTCAAGGTCAGCTTCCCGGCCCCGGCCCTGCCCGGCGAGGACGCGCTGCGCTCCCTCGGCGTCCCCGTACTCGCGCTGATCGCCGGGAAGAGCATCGCGCATGACGCCGGGAAGGCCGCGGCCCGCGCCCGCACCCTGCGCGACAGCACCGTGGAGGTCTGGCCGGACGCCTCCCATGCGATCAACGGGGAGTACCCGGAGCGGCTCGCGGAGCGGGTGCACACCTTTCTCGGCGTGGTGGAGAACCGTCAGGGCTGA
- a CDS encoding M20/M25/M40 family metallo-hydrolase, with translation MAEVESAGEPGTGQAPGVDRQALDEVVRFTSDLIRIDTSNAGDGTCQERPAAEYVAERLAGAGLTPTLLERSKGRTNVVARIEGTDPAADALLVHGHLDVVPAEPADWSVHPFSGEIRDGVVWGRGAIDMKNMDAMVLAVVRQWARSGVRPRRDIVLAFTADEEASAEDGSGFLADRHPGLFEGCTEGISESGAFTFHAGGGMQLYPVAAGERGTAWLKLTARGRAGHGSKVNRDNAVSRLAAAVARIGEHDWPVRLTPTVRAALRELAALQGIEADVDSPRFDVDALLGKLGPAAKLVEPTVRNSANPTMLAAGYKVNVIPGTAVAHVDGRVLPGGEAEFRTTMDELTGPDVSWEYHHREVALEAPVDSPTFAAMRAAIERFDPDGRVVPYCMSGGTDAKQFSRLGITGYGFSPLKLPEGFDYQALFHGVDECVPVEGLHFGVRVLDHFLRAV, from the coding sequence ATGGCTGAGGTGGAGTCCGCCGGGGAGCCCGGGACCGGGCAGGCCCCCGGTGTGGACCGGCAGGCGCTCGACGAGGTGGTGCGGTTCACCTCCGACCTGATCCGGATCGACACCAGCAACGCCGGTGACGGCACCTGTCAGGAGCGCCCGGCCGCCGAGTACGTCGCCGAGCGGCTGGCCGGGGCCGGACTGACGCCGACGCTGCTGGAGCGCAGCAAGGGCCGTACCAATGTGGTCGCCCGTATCGAGGGCACCGACCCCGCGGCCGATGCCCTGCTGGTGCACGGCCATCTCGACGTGGTGCCCGCCGAGCCCGCGGACTGGAGTGTGCACCCCTTCTCCGGGGAGATCCGCGACGGTGTGGTCTGGGGCCGCGGCGCCATCGACATGAAGAACATGGACGCGATGGTGCTCGCCGTGGTCCGCCAATGGGCCCGCAGCGGGGTGCGGCCGCGGCGGGACATCGTGCTCGCCTTCACGGCCGACGAAGAGGCCAGCGCCGAGGACGGCTCCGGCTTCCTGGCCGACCGGCACCCCGGGCTCTTCGAGGGCTGCACCGAAGGCATCAGCGAGTCCGGGGCCTTCACCTTCCATGCCGGCGGCGGGATGCAGTTGTATCCGGTCGCCGCGGGGGAGCGCGGGACGGCCTGGCTGAAGCTGACCGCCCGGGGACGGGCCGGGCACGGCTCGAAGGTCAACCGCGACAACGCCGTCAGCCGGCTGGCCGCGGCCGTGGCCCGGATCGGCGAGCACGACTGGCCGGTCCGGCTCACCCCGACGGTACGGGCCGCGCTCCGCGAACTCGCCGCGCTGCAGGGCATCGAGGCGGATGTCGATTCGCCGCGCTTCGATGTCGACGCGCTGCTCGGCAAGCTCGGCCCGGCCGCCAAACTGGTCGAGCCGACGGTCCGCAACAGCGCCAACCCGACGATGCTGGCGGCCGGTTACAAGGTCAATGTGATCCCGGGAACCGCCGTCGCCCATGTCGACGGCCGGGTGCTCCCCGGCGGCGAGGCGGAGTTCCGTACGACCATGGATGAGCTCACGGGACCGGACGTGAGCTGGGAGTACCACCATCGCGAGGTGGCGCTCGAGGCCCCGGTCGACTCTCCGACGTTCGCCGCGATGCGGGCCGCGATCGAGCGCTTCGACCCGGACGGCCGTGTCGTGCCGTACTGCATGTCCGGCGGCACCGACGCCAAGCAGTTCTCCCGGCTGGGCATCACCGGCTACGGCTTCTCGCCGCTGAAACTGCCCGAGGGCTTCGACTACCAGGCGCTCTTCCACGGTGTGGACGAATGTGTGCCGGTCGAGGGGCTGCACTTCGGTGTCCGGGTACTCGATCATTTCCTGCGTGCGGTCTGA
- a CDS encoding prolyl oligopeptidase family serine peptidase, translating into MVTTAPYGGWTSPIDARMVAAHDGRPAFVGVVGDEVWWTEPRPAEGGRRALVRRRPAGAEESVLPAPWNVRSRVLEYGGQPWAGAVTERGPLVVFSNFADQRLYAYAPDSDEAPRPLTPHSGVGDGLRWADPVLRPELGEVWCVLEEFTGDRPTDVRRVIAAVPLDGSAAEHRASVRELSDDRHRFVTGPRISPDGRRVAWLAWDHPRMPWEGTLAMVARVTGKGEFEDIRPLVGDLGPGAPHGGAAGESVAQIEWAADGSLLFVSDLSGWWELQRIDPDAADDGVVASRALCPARQEEFGGPLWTVGQRWFLPLENGTLAVIHGRGATSLGILDPVSGELVDAAGPWTEWAPSLAVHGSRVLGIAAGPHSSYEVVELDTCTGRARVLACRHADVLDPAYYPRPVDRTFTGPDGRDIHAHIYPPHNPDHRAPDGELPPFVVWAHGGPTGRAPLVLDLEIAYFTTRGIGVAEVNYGGSTGYGREYRERLRGQWGVVDVEDCAAVARALADEGTADRARLAIRGGSAGGWTAAASLTATDLYACGTISYPILDLTGWATGETHDFESRYLDSLVGPLAEVPDRYRERSPLHRADRITAPFLLLQGLDDVICPPAQCERFLAEVAGRGIQHAYLPFPGEGHGFRRAETIVRAVEAELSLYAQTFGITRGDVPTLELRG; encoded by the coding sequence ATGGTGACCACGGCTCCGTACGGTGGCTGGACGTCCCCGATAGATGCCCGGATGGTCGCGGCGCACGACGGCCGGCCGGCCTTCGTGGGTGTCGTCGGCGACGAGGTGTGGTGGACGGAGCCGCGGCCCGCCGAGGGCGGCCGGCGGGCGCTGGTCCGCCGGCGGCCGGCCGGCGCCGAGGAGTCGGTACTTCCCGCGCCCTGGAACGTCCGCAGCCGGGTACTGGAGTACGGCGGCCAGCCCTGGGCCGGTGCGGTCACCGAGCGCGGACCGCTGGTCGTCTTCAGCAACTTCGCCGACCAGCGGCTGTACGCCTACGCACCGGACAGCGACGAGGCCCCGCGCCCGCTCACCCCGCACTCCGGCGTCGGTGACGGGCTGCGCTGGGCCGATCCGGTGCTGCGCCCGGAGCTCGGTGAGGTGTGGTGCGTCCTGGAGGAGTTCACGGGCGACCGGCCGACCGATGTGCGCCGGGTGATCGCGGCCGTGCCGCTCGACGGCTCCGCCGCCGAACACCGGGCCTCGGTAAGGGAGTTGAGCGACGACCGGCATCGCTTCGTGACCGGTCCGCGGATCTCCCCGGACGGACGGCGGGTCGCCTGGCTCGCCTGGGACCACCCCCGGATGCCCTGGGAGGGCACGCTGGCGATGGTGGCGCGGGTCACCGGGAAGGGCGAGTTCGAGGACATCCGGCCGCTGGTCGGCGACCTCGGCCCCGGCGCGCCGCACGGCGGCGCGGCAGGTGAGTCCGTCGCCCAGATCGAGTGGGCGGCCGACGGCTCCCTGTTGTTCGTCTCGGACCTCAGCGGCTGGTGGGAGCTGCAGCGCATCGACCCCGACGCGGCGGACGACGGTGTGGTGGCGAGCCGCGCGCTGTGCCCCGCCCGGCAGGAGGAGTTCGGCGGGCCGCTGTGGACCGTCGGCCAGCGCTGGTTCCTGCCCCTGGAGAACGGCACCCTCGCGGTGATCCACGGCCGGGGCGCCACCTCCCTGGGCATCCTCGACCCGGTGAGCGGCGAGCTGGTCGACGCGGCGGGCCCGTGGACCGAATGGGCGCCCAGCCTCGCCGTGCACGGCAGCCGTGTCCTCGGCATCGCCGCCGGCCCGCACAGCTCGTACGAGGTCGTCGAGCTGGACACCTGCACCGGACGCGCCCGGGTGCTGGCCTGCCGGCATGCCGATGTCCTGGACCCGGCCTACTACCCCCGGCCGGTCGACCGGACCTTCACCGGCCCCGACGGGCGGGACATCCACGCCCACATCTACCCGCCGCACAACCCCGACCACCGCGCCCCCGACGGTGAGCTGCCGCCCTTCGTGGTGTGGGCGCACGGCGGCCCCACCGGCCGGGCCCCGCTGGTGCTCGACCTGGAGATCGCCTACTTCACCACCCGTGGCATCGGCGTCGCCGAGGTCAACTACGGCGGCTCGACGGGCTACGGCAGGGAGTACCGCGAGCGGCTGCGCGGCCAGTGGGGTGTGGTGGACGTCGAGGACTGTGCCGCCGTCGCCCGCGCGCTGGCCGACGAGGGCACCGCCGACCGCGCCCGGCTGGCCATCCGCGGCGGCAGCGCCGGCGGCTGGACCGCAGCCGCCTCCCTGACCGCCACCGACCTCTACGCCTGCGGCACCATCAGCTATCCGATCCTGGACCTGACCGGCTGGGCCACCGGCGAGACCCATGACTTCGAGTCGCGGTATCTGGACTCGCTGGTGGGACCGCTCGCCGAGGTGCCCGACCGCTACCGCGAGCGCTCGCCGCTGCACCGCGCGGACCGGATCACCGCGCCCTTCCTGCTGCTCCAGGGCCTGGACGATGTGATCTGCCCGCCCGCGCAGTGCGAACGGTTCCTCGCCGAGGTCGCCGGGCGCGGTATACAGCACGCCTATCTGCCGTTCCCCGGGGAGGGACACGGCTTCCGCCGCGCGGAGACCATCGTGCGCGCGGTGGAGGCCGAACTCTCCCTCTACGCCCAGACCTTCGGCATCACCCGCGGCGATGTCCCGACGCTGGAGCTGCGCGGATGA
- a CDS encoding PucR family transcriptional regulator, with translation MIERGGPQQVARLIQDVLRSGHPLPEKVRAVMLRTDTDIHLVASALGDCLVSTPGEAPGLLIPAALADGKSGRARLKGVLRHRAAVVGHAVAPTEAEASVRAASRLLDLASAHDGPDAGVVFVDDHLSSLVLLQDESLAHTLIARRLRPLAGLTPERCERLEATLLAWLGGMGAPEVAKALSIHPQTVRYRMRQLEKLFGPRLRDPRTRFEIEMALRSRQLMAAARRRRTGATRRPRVTTKPRKALPRP, from the coding sequence GTGATCGAGCGGGGCGGCCCGCAGCAGGTGGCAAGGCTGATCCAGGACGTCCTGCGGTCCGGCCATCCGCTGCCCGAGAAGGTGCGCGCGGTCATGCTGCGCACCGACACCGACATCCATCTGGTGGCGTCCGCGCTGGGCGACTGCCTCGTCAGCACACCGGGCGAAGCGCCGGGCCTGCTGATCCCCGCCGCGCTGGCCGACGGCAAGAGCGGACGGGCCCGGCTGAAGGGCGTCCTGCGCCATCGCGCCGCGGTGGTCGGTCATGCGGTGGCGCCGACGGAGGCCGAGGCCTCCGTGCGCGCCGCGTCCCGGCTGCTGGACCTGGCGTCCGCGCACGACGGCCCCGACGCCGGAGTGGTGTTCGTCGACGACCACCTCTCCTCCCTCGTCCTCCTCCAGGACGAGTCGCTGGCCCACACGCTGATCGCCCGCCGTCTGCGCCCGCTCGCGGGGCTGACGCCGGAGCGGTGCGAGCGCCTGGAGGCCACCCTGCTCGCCTGGCTCGGCGGCATGGGGGCCCCGGAGGTGGCCAAGGCGCTCAGCATCCACCCGCAGACCGTCCGCTACCGGATGCGCCAGCTGGAGAAGCTGTTCGGCCCCCGCCTCCGGGACCCACGGACCCGCTTCGAGATCGAGATGGCCCTCCGCAGCCGCCAGCTGATGGCCGCCGCACGCCGGCGCCGGACGGGCGCGACCCGCCGTCCGCGCGTCACCACCAAGCCGCGTAAGGCCCTGCCACGCCCCTAG
- a CDS encoding CocE/NonD family hydrolase gives MPSVSRAVSRPVLRRSLALLAGSALAAPLFLTGPAVAAADPYTVTALKVTVRAGERHCTLDADVYRPAGADAAHPAPAVLTTNGFGGSKADGSTDALAKAFATRGYVALAYSGLGFGKTGCPISLDDPGIDGRAASGLVDLLAGARTADNGTRLDYVAKDGAQDPRVGMIGGSYGGAIQLATASVDHRVDALVPLITWNDLSYSLDPNNAGLTHGVTGPLPGAYKWQWTNGFFLIGEAQGLLHPELDPSRTGGSGCLHFVARACETKRLLDSGKYPAEKTDAVFRYARSVSPVSYLPSVKAPTLLVQGQNDSLFNLNEATATYRTLAAQGTPVKMIWQAWGHSGGMKKPAKGELNLGQGNLDTSYVGQRILAWFDRYLRHRTATGTGPAFAYHRDWVTDGSAYATSPAFPAGGTRRLYLSGDGKLVGHRGEVARGSRSYRNLRMASSHSESSLAGMLGLPDVAPYDARGTFLDWTSAPVAGGPVEVVGAPRATLKVVSPRAEQAQKSSDAADRLVLFAKLYDVAPDGKKTLVHRLVAPARVPDVTRPFTVELPAIVHRYEPGHRLRFVIAASDDAYAGNRGVKPVTVSSTPEDTGVLELPVTQGVLR, from the coding sequence GTGCCCAGCGTGTCCCGAGCCGTGTCCCGCCCCGTGCTCCGCAGGTCCCTCGCCCTGCTGGCCGGCTCCGCCCTCGCCGCGCCGCTCTTCCTGACCGGTCCCGCGGTCGCCGCCGCCGACCCGTACACCGTCACCGCTCTGAAGGTCACCGTCCGGGCCGGCGAGCGCCACTGCACCCTGGACGCGGATGTCTACCGCCCGGCCGGAGCCGACGCCGCCCACCCGGCGCCCGCCGTGCTGACCACCAACGGCTTCGGCGGCAGCAAGGCGGACGGCTCCACCGACGCCCTCGCCAAGGCCTTCGCCACCCGCGGGTATGTGGCGCTGGCCTACTCCGGGCTCGGCTTCGGCAAGACCGGCTGCCCGATCTCCCTCGACGACCCCGGGATCGACGGCCGGGCGGCGAGCGGGCTGGTCGACCTGCTGGCCGGTGCCCGTACGGCCGACAACGGGACACGTCTCGACTATGTCGCCAAGGACGGCGCACAGGATCCGCGGGTTGGCATGATCGGTGGCTCCTACGGTGGCGCGATCCAGCTGGCCACCGCCTCCGTCGACCACCGGGTCGACGCGCTGGTCCCGCTCATCACCTGGAACGACCTCTCCTACTCGCTCGACCCGAACAACGCCGGTCTGACCCACGGTGTCACCGGCCCGCTGCCCGGCGCCTACAAGTGGCAGTGGACGAACGGGTTCTTCCTGATCGGCGAGGCGCAGGGGCTGCTGCATCCGGAGCTCGACCCGTCGCGCACCGGCGGCTCCGGCTGTCTGCACTTCGTCGCGCGGGCCTGCGAGACCAAGCGGCTGCTGGATTCCGGAAAGTACCCGGCGGAGAAGACCGACGCCGTCTTCCGCTATGCCCGCAGCGTCTCCCCGGTCTCGTACCTGCCGTCGGTCAAGGCGCCGACGCTGCTCGTGCAGGGCCAGAACGACAGCCTGTTCAACCTCAACGAGGCCACCGCCACCTACCGGACCCTCGCCGCGCAGGGCACCCCGGTCAAGATGATCTGGCAGGCATGGGGCCACAGCGGCGGGATGAAGAAGCCGGCGAAGGGCGAACTCAACCTGGGGCAGGGCAATCTGGACACCAGTTACGTCGGACAGCGGATCCTGGCGTGGTTCGACCGCTATCTGCGGCACCGGACGGCGACCGGCACCGGCCCGGCCTTCGCCTACCACCGGGACTGGGTGACCGACGGGTCCGCCTACGCCACCTCGCCCGCCTTCCCGGCGGGCGGCACCCGGCGGCTGTATCTCTCCGGGGACGGCAAGCTCGTCGGCCACCGCGGTGAGGTGGCGCGCGGCAGCCGGTCGTACCGCAATCTGCGGATGGCGAGCAGCCACTCGGAGAGTTCGCTGGCCGGGATGCTGGGGCTGCCGGACGTGGCGCCGTACGACGCGAGGGGCACCTTTCTGGACTGGACGTCGGCGCCGGTGGCGGGCGGGCCGGTGGAGGTGGTGGGCGCGCCCAGGGCGACGCTGAAGGTCGTCTCACCGCGGGCCGAGCAGGCCCAGAAGTCCTCGGACGCGGCCGACAGGCTGGTGCTGTTCGCCAAGCTCTACGATGTCGCGCCGGACGGCAAGAAGACGCTGGTGCACCGGTTGGTGGCCCCGGCCCGCGTGCCCGATGTGACCCGGCCGTTCACCGTGGAACTGCCGGCCATCGTGCACCGTTACGAGCCGGGGCACCGGCTGCGCTTCGTGATCGCCGCGAGCGACGACGCCTATGCGGGCAATCGCGGCGTGAAGCCGGTGACGGTCAGCAGTACGCCCGAGGACACCGGGGTCCTCGAACTGCCCGTCACCCAAGGGGTGTTGCGGTAG
- a CDS encoding M55 family metallopeptidase translates to MKILISADMEGATGVTWPADVLPGTPQWERCRHMFTSDVNAAIAGFFDGGADEVLVNEAHWTMRNLLLEQLDERAQMLTGRHKSLSMVEGVQHGDVDGIAFVGYHTGAGTEGVLAHTYLANTLTGVWVDGTRASEGYLNSLVVAEYGVPVVLVTGDDRTCQDALGYAPQAPGVAVKDYVSRYAAVCRPPARTAADIRAAAHKGAALAVRHEPSRRGPFRFELEFDAEHLVGAATCVPGVERCGERRIAYTSQNMYEAIRCFKAVTTVVSSAVEEQYG, encoded by the coding sequence GTGAAAATCCTCATCTCCGCGGACATGGAGGGCGCCACGGGTGTGACCTGGCCGGCCGATGTGCTGCCGGGCACGCCCCAATGGGAGCGCTGCCGCCATATGTTCACGTCCGACGTCAATGCGGCGATTGCCGGATTCTTCGACGGCGGCGCCGATGAGGTGCTGGTCAACGAGGCGCACTGGACGATGCGCAATCTCCTGCTGGAACAGCTCGACGAGCGTGCGCAGATGCTCACCGGACGGCACAAATCGCTGAGCATGGTCGAAGGTGTGCAGCACGGCGACGTCGACGGGATCGCCTTCGTCGGCTACCACACCGGGGCAGGCACCGAAGGCGTCCTCGCGCACACCTACCTCGCCAACACCCTCACCGGCGTCTGGGTCGACGGCACCCGCGCGAGCGAGGGCTATCTGAACTCCCTGGTGGTCGCCGAGTACGGCGTCCCCGTGGTGCTGGTCACCGGTGACGACCGCACCTGCCAGGACGCGCTCGGGTACGCCCCGCAGGCGCCCGGTGTGGCGGTCAAGGACTATGTGTCGCGCTATGCGGCGGTCTGCCGGCCGCCGGCCCGTACGGCGGCCGACATCCGGGCCGCCGCCCACAAGGGAGCGGCGCTGGCGGTGCGTCATGAACCGTCCCGGCGCGGGCCGTTCCGGTTCGAGCTGGAATTCGACGCGGAACATCTGGTGGGCGCGGCCACCTGCGTGCCCGGCGTGGAACGATGCGGGGAGCGCCGCATCGCGTATACGAGTCAGAACATGTACGAGGCCATCCGGTGCTTCAAGGCGGTCACCACCGTCGTCTCGTCCGCCGTGGAGGAACAATATGGCTGA
- a CDS encoding class I SAM-dependent methyltransferase, which translates to MPGRVKADLKGVPETALWTLYHRAAEAARPDTVLPDPRAVQLLTEIEFPFRERMGAARPWLAQAIALRALGFDRVVRAFLADRPDGTVVALGEGLETQFWRVDNGRAQWVTVDLNGPLALRKRVLPHGARQRLVACDARDSQWMADIDPSRGVLVTAQGLLMYLQPAQVTRLIAACADAFPGGTMVFDTVSRRFSTRTRTRTKGPGGHRLPPMPWGMDAVDRDLLRQAHPAISEVSEVPLPAGRGFIGYLAPRAAALPLLRTDRPLITRLRFGAAPASLTGQP; encoded by the coding sequence GTGCCAGGCCGCGTCAAGGCAGACCTCAAGGGAGTTCCCGAAACGGCGTTGTGGACGCTCTATCACCGCGCCGCCGAGGCCGCCCGCCCGGACACGGTGCTGCCCGATCCACGCGCCGTACAGCTCCTCACCGAGATCGAGTTCCCCTTCCGGGAGCGGATGGGCGCCGCCCGGCCCTGGCTGGCGCAGGCCATCGCCCTGCGCGCCCTCGGGTTCGACCGAGTGGTGCGCGCGTTTCTCGCCGACCGGCCGGACGGCACCGTGGTCGCTCTCGGCGAGGGCCTGGAGACGCAGTTCTGGCGGGTGGACAACGGCCGGGCCCAGTGGGTCACCGTCGACCTCAACGGCCCGTTGGCGCTGCGGAAGCGCGTCCTGCCGCACGGGGCGCGGCAGCGGCTGGTGGCCTGCGACGCCCGGGACAGCCAGTGGATGGCGGACATCGACCCCTCGCGCGGTGTCCTGGTGACCGCTCAGGGCCTGCTGATGTATCTGCAGCCCGCGCAGGTGACCCGTCTGATCGCCGCCTGCGCCGATGCGTTCCCCGGCGGCACGATGGTCTTCGACACCGTCTCGCGGCGCTTCAGCACCCGCACTCGCACCCGTACGAAGGGGCCGGGCGGTCATCGTCTGCCCCCGATGCCCTGGGGCATGGACGCGGTCGACCGGGACCTTCTGCGGCAGGCCCATCCGGCCATCAGCGAGGTGTCAGAGGTGCCGCTCCCCGCGGGCCGCGGCTTCATCGGCTATCTCGCCCCGCGCGCCGCCGCCCTGCCACTGCTGCGCACGGACCGCCCGCTCATCACCCGGCTGCGCTTCGGTGCGGCCCCCGCCTCCCTCACGGGTCAGCCCTGA
- a CDS encoding S66 peptidase family protein, giving the protein MTPPGAVRPPRLRPGDRVAVVAPSGPLMAERLDRGLDVLRGWDLDPVAAPHARGTHPTLGHLAASDEERARDLQEAWCDPSVKAVFAARGGYGAQRMVDLLDWDALRAAAPKPLIGFSDVTVLHEAFAVRAGVSTLHGPAVAGEVFLKDDATRDHLRRTLFAPETVRTLVSPSARPLVPGRARGVTVGGCLAMLATELGTPWARQGAAGGLLLLEDVGEPPYRIDRALTQLLRSGWLDGVAGIVLGSWARCGPYDRVREVLVDRLAGLGVPVAEEFGFGHGDSALTVPLGLPAELDATAGTLTFEEPATV; this is encoded by the coding sequence ATGACGCCGCCCGGGGCGGTCCGGCCGCCGCGGCTGCGGCCCGGCGACCGGGTGGCGGTCGTGGCGCCCAGCGGCCCGCTCATGGCGGAGCGGCTGGACCGCGGGCTGGATGTGCTCCGCGGCTGGGATCTCGACCCGGTCGCCGCGCCCCATGCCCGCGGCACCCACCCCACGCTGGGCCATCTCGCCGCCTCCGACGAGGAGCGGGCCCGTGACCTCCAGGAGGCATGGTGCGATCCGTCCGTCAAAGCGGTGTTCGCGGCGCGCGGTGGCTACGGCGCCCAGCGGATGGTCGACCTGCTGGACTGGGACGCCCTCCGGGCCGCGGCCCCCAAACCGCTGATCGGCTTCAGCGATGTGACGGTGCTGCACGAGGCGTTCGCGGTGCGGGCCGGGGTGTCCACCCTGCACGGGCCGGCCGTCGCGGGGGAGGTCTTCCTCAAGGACGACGCCACCCGTGACCACCTGCGGCGCACGCTGTTCGCGCCGGAGACCGTCCGCACCCTGGTGTCGCCGTCCGCCCGGCCGCTGGTGCCGGGCCGGGCCCGCGGGGTCACCGTCGGCGGCTGTCTGGCCATGCTCGCCACCGAGCTGGGCACCCCGTGGGCCCGGCAGGGCGCGGCGGGCGGGCTGCTCCTGCTGGAGGACGTCGGGGAACCGCCGTACCGCATCGACCGGGCGCTCACCCAACTCCTGCGCTCCGGCTGGCTGGACGGGGTCGCGGGGATCGTGCTCGGCTCCTGGGCCCGCTGCGGTCCCTACGACCGGGTGCGGGAGGTGCTGGTGGACCGGCTGGCCGGGCTCGGGGTGCCGGTGGCCGAGGAGTTCGGCTTCGGACACGGGGATTCCGCGCTGACGGTTCCGCTGGGCCTCCCCGCCGAGCTGGACGCCACGGCCGGCACGCTGACCTTCGAGGAGCCGGCGACGGTGTGA
- a CDS encoding serine hydrolase translates to MHGSRISTSARRGLAAVVAAGSLLTVLTTATPASAGSASTPVGGSKVVCTSKKPGLAPALSQDIADALHGREGASALAVYDRRTRTHCEFKAGAHFDSASVVKVTVLAALLRQAEEAHRKLTPHEKRLATAMITKSDNKSTTALWRRVGPAGIKHFLSLAGMRHTVPGTHGAWGLTQITAADQLTLMQLLTTDNRVLTAASRGYALDLMHRVVPDQRWGVPAGAPDPDAVHVKNGWLPRKTDGWRVNSVGTFNGSGNDYGMAVLSTGNHTMDDGVATVERAARVIHRDLTH, encoded by the coding sequence ATGCACGGATCACGCATATCGACCTCCGCGCGCCGCGGGCTGGCCGCGGTCGTGGCTGCCGGATCGCTGCTCACGGTGCTCACCACGGCGACCCCGGCCTCGGCCGGCTCCGCCAGCACGCCGGTGGGCGGCTCCAAGGTCGTGTGCACCTCGAAGAAGCCGGGCCTGGCGCCCGCGCTGTCCCAGGACATCGCCGACGCCCTCCACGGGCGGGAGGGCGCCTCGGCGCTGGCGGTCTACGACCGGCGCACCAGGACCCACTGTGAGTTCAAGGCCGGCGCCCACTTCGACTCGGCGAGTGTGGTGAAGGTCACGGTGCTCGCGGCCCTGCTGCGGCAGGCCGAGGAGGCCCACCGCAAGCTGACCCCGCACGAGAAGCGGCTGGCCACCGCCATGATCACCAAGTCGGACAACAAGTCGACCACCGCGCTGTGGCGCCGCGTCGGCCCGGCCGGCATCAAGCACTTCCTGTCCCTGGCCGGTATGCGGCACACCGTCCCGGGCACGCACGGTGCCTGGGGCCTGACCCAGATCACCGCCGCCGACCAGCTCACACTGATGCAGCTGCTCACCACGGACAACCGGGTGCTCACCGCCGCCTCCCGCGGCTACGCCCTCGACCTGATGCACCGGGTCGTCCCCGACCAGCGGTGGGGCGTCCCCGCCGGCGCCCCGGACCCCGACGCCGTCCACGTCAAGAACGGCTGGCTGCCGCGCAAGACCGACGGCTGGCGGGTGAACAGCGTCGGCACCTTCAACGGCAGCGGGAACGACTACGGCATGGCCGTCCTCTCCACCGGAAACCACACCATGGACGACGGCGTGGCCACCGTCGAGCGCGCCGCCCGGGTCATCCACCGCGATCTGACGCACTGA